A region of Brevundimonas sp. NIBR10 DNA encodes the following proteins:
- the hisC gene encoding histidinol-phosphate transaminase has protein sequence MTDTLAPTPKPGILDIAPYVGGKASIAGIAEPMKLSSNENSLGAGALAREAFAASLSKIHIYPDGHALKLRAGVADHYGLEPGRLIFGNGSDEVFALLNQVYLTAGDNVVVSQYGFLAYQISAKGCEAEVRQAPETNYKCDVEAMLALVDDRTRLVYISSPSNPTGSYNTGEEIRRLHAGLASNVILVVDEAYAEYVAAPDWETSLPLARDAANIVVTRTFSKIHGLGGLRIGFGYAPLAVCQAVDRIRLPFNVNCAGLEAALAALSDEAHQKASRDLVQTWLPRLTQAIRGFGFEVLPSVGNFILVIFPEEGRTASAANEHLMSRGIIVRAVGGYGLPNALRITIGTEDQNRAVLDALSEFAAG, from the coding sequence ATGACCGACACGCTCGCCCCGACACCCAAGCCCGGCATCCTCGACATCGCCCCCTATGTCGGCGGCAAGGCCTCCATCGCCGGCATCGCCGAGCCGATGAAGCTGTCGTCCAACGAGAATTCTCTGGGTGCCGGCGCCCTGGCGCGCGAGGCCTTCGCCGCCTCCCTGTCCAAGATCCACATCTACCCCGACGGCCACGCCCTGAAGCTGCGCGCCGGGGTCGCCGACCACTATGGGCTGGAGCCCGGGCGGCTGATCTTCGGCAATGGTTCGGACGAGGTCTTCGCCCTGCTGAACCAGGTCTATCTGACGGCCGGTGACAATGTCGTGGTCAGCCAGTACGGCTTCCTCGCCTACCAGATCAGCGCCAAGGGCTGCGAGGCCGAGGTCCGTCAGGCCCCCGAGACGAACTACAAATGCGATGTCGAGGCCATGCTGGCCCTGGTCGATGACCGGACCCGGCTAGTCTACATCTCCAGCCCGTCCAACCCGACCGGCAGCTACAACACCGGGGAGGAGATTCGCCGCCTGCACGCAGGCCTGGCCTCGAACGTCATCCTGGTCGTCGACGAGGCCTATGCCGAATACGTCGCCGCGCCGGACTGGGAAACCAGCCTGCCGCTGGCCCGGGACGCCGCCAATATCGTGGTCACCCGTACCTTCTCCAAGATCCACGGTCTGGGCGGCCTGCGCATCGGTTTCGGCTATGCGCCTCTGGCCGTGTGCCAGGCGGTCGATCGCATCCGCCTGCCGTTCAACGTCAACTGCGCGGGCCTCGAAGCGGCCCTCGCCGCCCTGTCCGACGAGGCCCACCAGAAGGCATCCCGCGACCTGGTCCAGACCTGGCTTCCCCGCCTGACCCAGGCCATCCGGGGCTTCGGGTTCGAGGTCCTGCCCAGCGTGGGCAACTTCATCCTGGTCATCTTCCCCGAAGAGGGCCGCACAGCCTCGGCCGCCAATGAGCATCTGATGAGCCGGGGCATCATCGTCCGCGCCGTCGGCGGCTACGGTCTGCCCAATGCGCTGCGCATCACGATCGGCACCGAAGACCAGAACCGCGCCGTCCTGGACGCGCTCAGCGAGTTCGCGGCGGGCTGA
- a CDS encoding crotonase/enoyl-CoA hydratase family protein produces the protein MALITQERLTQPGGGSVVVLTLDRAERLNALPDLTDGDEVAGVCEAINADLEVRCVVLTGAGRAFSAGGDLNAMKARGEMFAGSGAAIREQYRRVVHRIVRAFYGLEVPLIAAVNGPAFGLGCDIAGLADIRIASDRASFGVPFLKLGIIPGDGGSWLLPRNIGYVRAAEMLFTARAIDAETADSWGLVNRVVPHEALMNEAMATAAQVAAMPPRALRMAKTLLRQGRDMTFDQTLEYSAAMQALAHLTDDHIEGVTAVLEKRTGVFTGD, from the coding sequence ATGGCCCTGATCACCCAGGAGCGGCTGACCCAGCCGGGCGGCGGATCGGTGGTGGTCCTGACCCTGGACCGCGCCGAGCGGCTGAACGCCCTGCCCGACCTGACCGACGGCGACGAGGTGGCAGGTGTCTGTGAGGCCATTAACGCCGATCTCGAGGTCCGGTGCGTGGTCCTGACCGGGGCCGGGCGGGCCTTTTCGGCCGGCGGTGACCTGAATGCCATGAAGGCGCGGGGCGAGATGTTCGCCGGATCGGGCGCGGCGATCCGCGAGCAGTACCGGCGCGTCGTCCACCGGATCGTGAGGGCCTTCTATGGACTGGAGGTTCCGCTGATCGCGGCGGTGAACGGGCCGGCGTTCGGCCTGGGGTGCGACATCGCGGGGCTGGCCGACATCCGTATCGCTTCGGACCGGGCCAGTTTCGGCGTGCCCTTCCTGAAGCTGGGCATCATTCCCGGTGACGGCGGGTCGTGGCTGTTGCCGCGCAATATCGGCTATGTCCGCGCCGCCGAGATGCTGTTCACGGCTCGAGCGATCGATGCAGAGACGGCGGATTCCTGGGGGCTGGTCAACCGGGTGGTGCCGCATGAGGCCCTGATGAACGAGGCGATGGCCACGGCGGCCCAGGTCGCCGCCATGCCGCCGCGTGCCCTGCGCATGGCCAAGACCCTGTTGCGTCAGGGCCGGGACATGACCTTCGACCAGACGCTGGAATATTCCGCCGCCATGCAGGCCCTGGCCCATCTGACCGACGACCATATCGAGGGGGTGACGGCGGTGCTGGAGAAGCGGACCGGGGTGTTCACCGGGGACTGA
- a CDS encoding ATP-binding cassette domain-containing protein: MTAPPRLAAADEPASETVRLAGVGFGYADSPDVLRDVNLILPRGSFHFLTGPSGAGKSSLLRLLTLAERPTAGRIALFGQEVTDLPRASAPAFRRRMGVVFQDFRLLDHLDLFENAALTLRVSGRKAGSYDADVEEMLRWVGLGERMDARPPQLSGGEKQRLAIARAVMGNPELIIADEPTGSVDKAMADKLLMLFQSLNRLGATVLIASHDEALAERSGARRLRLDRGRLTGAVA; encoded by the coding sequence ATGACTGCTCCGCCCCGTCTCGCCGCCGCCGATGAACCCGCGTCCGAAACCGTCCGCCTAGCGGGGGTGGGTTTCGGCTATGCCGATTCGCCCGACGTGCTGCGGGACGTTAACCTCATATTGCCCCGGGGCTCTTTCCACTTCCTTACCGGGCCGTCCGGGGCCGGAAAGTCGTCTCTGCTGAGGTTGCTGACCCTGGCCGAGCGGCCGACGGCGGGCCGGATCGCCCTGTTCGGTCAGGAGGTGACCGACCTGCCGCGTGCATCGGCCCCGGCTTTCCGGCGGCGGATGGGGGTGGTGTTCCAGGATTTCCGGCTGCTGGACCACCTGGACCTGTTCGAGAACGCGGCCCTGACCCTGCGGGTCTCGGGCCGCAAGGCCGGGTCGTACGATGCCGACGTCGAGGAGATGCTGCGCTGGGTGGGTCTGGGCGAGCGGATGGATGCCCGGCCGCCGCAGTTGTCGGGCGGGGAGAAACAGCGTCTGGCCATTGCGCGGGCCGTCATGGGCAATCCCGAACTGATCATCGCTGACGAGCCGACGGGCAGCGTGGACAAGGCCATGGCGGACAAGCTGCTGATGCTGTTCCAGTCGCTGAACCGGCTGGGGGCCACGGTGCTGATCGCCAGCCATGACGAGGCCCTGGCCGAGCGGTCGGGCGCGCGGCGGCTGCGGCTGGATCGCGGCAGGCTGACCGGAGCGGTCGCATGA
- a CDS encoding sulfite exporter TauE/SafE family protein gives MTILGLPLSEIAALLVAVVAAGLFGGLIAGLFGVGGGTVIVPALFYAFSVLGLGGESNLHVAIGTSLMTIVATSWRSLAAHRSHGAVDEAVLKTWTPWVGLGALVGAGIAGFTSMGGLAIVYGVCLMVVAAQMGLLPERITLARDLPTGWGRRGVGTGIGLLSAMMGVGGGSFGGMLLTLCGRPIHQAVATASGFGIAIGIAATLGFAVFGWGAPGRPPLSVGYVNVPAAVLMALLTTLIAPYGARLAHRLDKRVLRRAFAVYLLVTAALVVIKAL, from the coding sequence GTGACGATCCTGGGCCTGCCGCTGTCGGAGATCGCCGCCCTGCTGGTCGCCGTGGTCGCGGCGGGGCTGTTCGGGGGGCTGATCGCGGGCCTGTTCGGGGTCGGGGGCGGGACGGTGATCGTGCCGGCCCTGTTCTATGCCTTTTCCGTGCTGGGGCTGGGTGGAGAGAGCAATCTGCACGTCGCCATCGGGACGTCGCTGATGACCATCGTGGCGACCTCCTGGCGGTCGCTGGCCGCGCACCGCAGTCACGGGGCGGTCGATGAGGCGGTGCTGAAGACCTGGACACCCTGGGTCGGGCTGGGTGCCCTGGTCGGCGCGGGGATAGCGGGCTTCACCTCCATGGGTGGACTGGCCATCGTCTATGGCGTCTGCCTGATGGTCGTGGCGGCACAGATGGGGCTGTTGCCGGAGCGGATCACCCTGGCCAGGGACCTGCCGACAGGCTGGGGACGGCGCGGGGTCGGGACCGGGATCGGCCTGTTGTCGGCCATGATGGGGGTGGGCGGCGGCTCGTTCGGGGGGATGCTGCTGACCCTGTGCGGGCGGCCGATCCATCAGGCGGTGGCCACGGCCTCGGGCTTCGGCATCGCCATCGGGATCGCGGCGACCCTGGGGTTCGCGGTGTTCGGCTGGGGAGCGCCCGGACGGCCGCCGCTGTCGGTCGGATACGTCAATGTGCCGGCGGCCGTGCTGATGGCGCTGCTGACCACCCTGATCGCCCCCTATGGCGCAAGGCTGGCGCACCGGCTGGACAAGCGGGTGCTGCGGCGGGCGTTTGCCGTCTATCTGCTGGTCACAGCCGCCCTGGTGGTCATCAAGGCGCTCTGA
- a CDS encoding ABC transporter permease, translating into MKSPFPSRPGLLPRDAAGESWLAAVIAVLCFMACLAAVGAMAADRAARGWAGELRAEATVQVRPRVGETGPAAAARAAETLAGVDGVEEAVAMDRKTAEDLLRPWLGEAALPDLPLPFLVTVRLDREAPASAVVLSRALAQAGLDASVDDHSLWRGEVEGAANLITAMALAGFLLTAGAAGAAIVYATRAGMKAQSAVIETLSLSGATESGIAWLFQRRFGLLAAGAGLVGAGAAAALVAGLRALGGEAGLTAALPLAWSDVLWLSPCPLLAATVALVAARIAVFGTLGGRRA; encoded by the coding sequence ATGAAGTCGCCCTTCCCCAGCCGTCCGGGTCTGTTGCCGCGCGATGCGGCCGGCGAGAGCTGGCTGGCGGCGGTGATCGCGGTCCTGTGTTTCATGGCCTGTCTGGCCGCTGTCGGAGCGATGGCGGCCGACCGGGCGGCAAGGGGCTGGGCCGGGGAGCTGAGGGCCGAGGCGACCGTCCAGGTGCGGCCCCGCGTCGGCGAGACCGGCCCCGCCGCCGCCGCACGCGCCGCCGAGACCCTGGCCGGGGTCGACGGCGTCGAGGAGGCCGTGGCCATGGATCGCAAGACCGCGGAGGACCTGCTGCGGCCCTGGCTGGGCGAGGCGGCCCTGCCCGACCTGCCCCTGCCGTTTCTGGTCACCGTGCGTCTGGACCGGGAGGCGCCCGCCTCGGCCGTGGTGCTCAGCCGGGCGTTGGCCCAGGCCGGGCTGGACGCCAGTGTGGACGATCATTCCCTGTGGCGCGGCGAGGTCGAGGGGGCGGCGAACCTGATCACCGCCATGGCCCTGGCGGGGTTCTTGTTGACTGCAGGCGCGGCCGGGGCGGCCATCGTCTATGCGACCCGGGCGGGGATGAAGGCGCAATCGGCCGTGATCGAGACCCTGAGCCTGTCGGGGGCGACCGAGAGCGGCATCGCCTGGCTGTTCCAGCGGCGCTTCGGCCTGCTGGCGGCGGGGGCCGGACTGGTCGGGGCGGGTGCGGCGGCGGCCCTTGTGGCAGGGTTGCGGGCGCTGGGCGGAGAGGCGGGTCTGACCGCCGCCCTGCCCTTGGCCTGGAGCGACGTGCTGTGGCTCTCGCCATGTCCCCTGCTGGCCGCTACGGTGGCGCTTGTGGCGGCCAGAATCGCCGTGTTCGGAACACTTGGCGGCCGCAGGGCCTGA
- a CDS encoding MJ0042-type zinc finger domain-containing protein, translating into MILTCPSCATSYFTPDEAIGATGRRVRCRTCAHTWHASLADEPLELSEPADPATTVQAGFGKRDEVPETLAETPAPELPKVFRARAEEQRRVRRAATHGAVWAGLASVFVGILGAAWLFRVEVVDLYPRAAGAYAMVGSPVNRTGLTFEAMAIKVAPYDPGKVIVSGAIRNIRDKEIVSPAIRVALLDAHGAEIGFKIITIDAAPVLPGGVQGFAAVVADPGQKIVGIGVDFVDESRTAKAAEAGHGDDDKAGHGDDHAAPADHAADPHAAPEHGDASADAAHAPVQRPLPTADDHGALRPAISHEVNTPPALTPVDAHPVAAHPAPAAAAHH; encoded by the coding sequence ATGATACTGACCTGTCCGTCCTGCGCCACCAGCTATTTCACGCCCGATGAAGCGATCGGCGCGACCGGCCGTCGCGTCCGCTGCCGCACCTGCGCCCACACCTGGCACGCCAGCCTGGCCGACGAGCCGCTCGAGCTGTCCGAACCCGCCGATCCCGCCACCACGGTCCAGGCGGGCTTCGGCAAGCGGGATGAAGTCCCCGAGACCCTGGCCGAGACGCCCGCCCCCGAACTGCCCAAGGTCTTCCGCGCACGGGCCGAGGAACAGCGCCGCGTCCGCCGCGCCGCCACCCACGGTGCCGTCTGGGCCGGTCTGGCCAGCGTCTTCGTCGGCATCCTGGGGGCCGCCTGGCTGTTCCGGGTCGAGGTGGTGGACCTGTATCCGCGTGCCGCCGGCGCCTATGCCATGGTCGGCTCGCCCGTGAACCGTACCGGGCTGACGTTCGAGGCCATGGCCATCAAGGTCGCCCCCTATGATCCGGGCAAGGTCATCGTCTCGGGCGCGATCCGCAACATCCGCGACAAGGAGATCGTCTCGCCCGCCATCCGCGTCGCCCTGCTGGATGCTCACGGGGCCGAGATCGGCTTCAAGATCATCACCATCGACGCCGCCCCGGTCCTGCCCGGCGGGGTCCAGGGTTTCGCCGCCGTCGTCGCCGATCCGGGCCAGAAGATCGTCGGCATCGGCGTCGATTTCGTCGACGAAAGCCGCACCGCCAAGGCCGCCGAGGCCGGCCACGGCGACGACGACAAGGCCGGGCACGGCGACGACCATGCAGCCCCCGCCGACCACGCCGCCGATCCCCACGCCGCACCCGAGCACGGCGATGCCTCCGCCGACGCCGCTCATGCGCCGGTCCAGCGCCCGCTTCCGACCGCCGACGACCACGGCGCCCTGCGGCCTGCCATCAGCCACGAGGTCAATACGCCCCCGGCCCTGACCCCGGTCGACGCCCATCCCGTCGCCGCCCATCCCGCCCCGGCCGCCGCCGCCCATCACTGA
- a CDS encoding DUF1289 domain-containing protein yields MTEPPRSIATPCIKVCVVDGASSLCLGCLRTLSEIGGWAGFTDAERAGIMADLPDRRARIDPAKLGPV; encoded by the coding sequence GTGACCGAACCGCCACGCTCCATCGCCACCCCCTGCATCAAGGTCTGCGTCGTCGACGGGGCCTCCAGCCTCTGCCTGGGCTGCCTGCGGACCCTGTCGGAGATCGGCGGCTGGGCCGGTTTCACCGACGCCGAGCGCGCCGGGATCATGGCCGACCTGCCCGACCGCCGCGCCCGGATCGACCCGGCGAAACTGGGCCCGGTGTGA
- a CDS encoding lysophospholipid acyltransferase family protein — protein MTTIRSLLFVAWLYLSMAIFAVALSPVLLLPYRAPMTVIRMWARFVLFGLRWIAGVRVEVRGLEHRPVGAALIASKHQGMLDVIAPFAFLPDNCFVMKKELMPLPFFGWFAWKTKMIAVDRSAHSKALKDMVRQARARFGEGRQILIFPEGTRGLPGAAPDYKPGIAALYRDLDSPCVPMATNSGAHWHAKGFRRTPGTVVYEFLPVIPAGLKRAEFMALLEERIEGASTALLKNPT, from the coding sequence GTGACCACGATCCGGTCGCTGCTGTTCGTCGCCTGGCTGTATCTGTCGATGGCGATCTTTGCCGTCGCCCTGTCGCCGGTGCTGCTGCTGCCCTATCGAGCGCCGATGACGGTGATCCGGATGTGGGCGCGGTTCGTGCTGTTCGGCCTGCGCTGGATCGCGGGGGTCCGGGTCGAGGTGCGGGGCCTCGAACATCGGCCGGTGGGCGCCGCCCTGATCGCGTCCAAGCACCAGGGCATGCTGGACGTCATCGCGCCCTTCGCCTTCCTGCCCGACAACTGTTTCGTGATGAAGAAGGAGCTGATGCCCCTGCCCTTCTTCGGCTGGTTCGCCTGGAAGACCAAGATGATCGCGGTCGATCGCTCGGCCCATTCCAAGGCGCTGAAGGACATGGTGCGCCAGGCCCGCGCCCGGTTCGGCGAGGGTCGCCAGATCCTGATCTTCCCCGAAGGCACGCGCGGCCTGCCCGGCGCCGCGCCCGACTACAAGCCCGGCATCGCCGCCCTGTACCGCGACCTCGACAGTCCGTGCGTCCCCATGGCCACCAACTCGGGCGCGCACTGGCACGCCAAGGGGTTCAGGCGGACGCCGGGGACGGTGGTCTATGAGTTCCTGCCAGTGATCCCGGCGGGGCTGAAGCGAGCGGAATTCATGGCTCTGCTGGAGGAGCGGATCGAGGGGGCGTCGACGGCGCTGTTGAAAAACCCAACATGA
- a CDS encoding phosphoribosyltransferase family protein, protein MAPSSPPTAAPEILLSEAEIARVVADLAARIAPVIDDETVAAVLLTGGLWFAADLTRALSRIGRNVRFDALWLASYGDEKTSRGRIDVHAPFQRSLQGRKVLILDDVFDTGLSLAESVRIAKEAGAAEVLTCVFARKPFPLPRAPEPDFVGWAAPDRFLVGYGLDNAGALRGLPDICALD, encoded by the coding sequence ATGGCTCCTTCCTCCCCCCCGACGGCCGCCCCTGAAATCCTGCTGTCCGAGGCGGAGATCGCCCGGGTCGTCGCCGATCTGGCCGCCCGCATCGCCCCCGTCATCGACGACGAGACGGTCGCGGCGGTGCTCTTGACCGGCGGTCTGTGGTTCGCCGCCGACCTGACGCGGGCCCTGTCGCGGATCGGACGCAACGTCCGCTTCGACGCCCTGTGGCTCGCGTCCTACGGTGACGAGAAGACCAGCCGGGGCCGGATCGACGTCCATGCCCCGTTCCAGCGCTCGCTTCAGGGCCGCAAGGTGCTGATCCTCGACGACGTCTTCGACACAGGCCTGTCGCTCGCCGAATCCGTCCGCATCGCGAAAGAGGCCGGCGCGGCCGAGGTCCTGACCTGCGTCTTCGCCAGGAAGCCCTTCCCCCTGCCGCGCGCGCCGGAGCCCGACTTCGTCGGCTGGGCCGCCCCCGACCGGTTCCTGGTCGGCTACGGCCTCGACAACGCCGGCGCCCTGCGCGGACTGCCCGACATCTGCGCCCTGGATTGA
- a CDS encoding histidine kinase dimerization/phosphoacceptor domain -containing protein produces the protein MTTPIPGIEDAQTLAQAIVDTIHEPLVVLDARFRVLLASRAFYATFQVDPAQTVGRLLYDLGDGQWNIPALRLLLETIIPEHTAMDGFEVDHDFPGLGRRTMLLNARMVVYDTSPNTTILLAFTDITARRVIEREKADLLERTEELLRQKQILLQEMQHRVANSLQIIASILLIKARAVTSEETRDHLKDAHQRVLSVAEVQSHLHASGGLDRIAVGSYLTKLCDSLGASMIADIQPIDIRVIADDGMIGSDKAVSIGLIVTELVINAIKYAFPEPLADAHVEVRYESAGEAWSLVVSDNGVGKADIAAPATGGGLGTAIVEALVRQLDAHIEVASRPGMTVTIRHGDV, from the coding sequence ATGACGACGCCGATCCCCGGAATCGAGGACGCGCAGACGCTTGCTCAGGCGATCGTCGACACCATCCATGAGCCCCTCGTGGTTCTGGACGCGCGGTTCCGTGTCCTGCTGGCCAGCCGGGCCTTCTACGCCACCTTCCAGGTCGACCCCGCCCAGACGGTCGGTCGACTGCTCTACGATCTCGGCGACGGGCAGTGGAACATTCCGGCCCTGCGCCTGCTGCTTGAGACCATCATCCCCGAGCACACGGCCATGGACGGGTTCGAGGTCGATCACGACTTTCCGGGCCTGGGCCGGCGCACCATGCTGCTGAACGCCCGCATGGTCGTGTATGACACCAGCCCCAACACCACCATCCTGCTGGCCTTCACCGACATCACCGCCCGCCGGGTGATCGAGCGCGAGAAAGCCGACCTGCTGGAACGCACCGAGGAACTGCTGCGCCAGAAGCAGATCCTGCTTCAGGAGATGCAGCACCGCGTCGCCAACAGTCTGCAGATCATCGCCAGCATCCTGCTGATCAAGGCTCGCGCGGTGACCTCGGAGGAGACACGCGACCACCTCAAGGACGCGCATCAACGGGTCCTGTCGGTCGCCGAGGTCCAGTCGCACCTGCACGCCTCGGGCGGTCTGGACCGGATCGCGGTCGGCTCCTACCTGACCAAGCTGTGCGACAGCCTGGGTGCGTCCATGATCGCGGACATCCAGCCCATCGACATCCGGGTCATTGCCGACGACGGCATGATCGGCTCGGACAAGGCGGTCTCGATCGGGCTGATCGTCACCGAATTGGTCATCAACGCCATCAAGTACGCCTTCCCCGAGCCCCTGGCCGATGCACACGTCGAGGTGCGCTATGAAAGCGCAGGCGAGGCCTGGTCCCTGGTCGTGTCGGACAACGGCGTCGGCAAGGCGGACATCGCGGCCCCGGCCACCGGCGGTGGCCTCGGCACAGCGATCGTCGAGGCCCTGGTCAGACAGCTGGACGCCCATATCGAGGTCGCGTCCCGGCCGGGCATGACGGTAACGATCCGCCACGGCGACGTTTGA
- a CDS encoding TIGR02281 family clan AA aspartic protease yields the protein MIRFDFQSAAVMVMATASSLSVAFWLTHTDASRREARAETVLAVPAAAHAPAAKPGTAQVMRAADGHYWAEARIDGRAVRVLVDTGASVVALTREDALRLGLKLTPADFTRTVNTASGPARAAAVTLSSVSIASAEVHDVQALVVEAGLEQSLLGMSYLGRLSAFEATPAALTLRP from the coding sequence ATGATCCGCTTCGACTTCCAGTCCGCCGCCGTGATGGTGATGGCGACGGCCTCCTCGCTGAGCGTCGCCTTCTGGCTGACCCACACCGACGCCTCGCGCCGCGAGGCCCGGGCCGAGACCGTGCTCGCCGTGCCTGCCGCCGCCCACGCCCCGGCCGCCAAACCCGGAACCGCCCAGGTCATGCGCGCCGCCGACGGCCACTACTGGGCCGAGGCCAGGATCGACGGCCGCGCCGTCCGCGTCCTGGTCGACACCGGGGCCAGTGTCGTGGCCCTGACCCGCGAGGACGCCCTTCGTCTGGGGCTCAAGCTCACGCCCGCCGACTTCACCCGCACCGTCAACACGGCCTCCGGGCCCGCCCGCGCCGCCGCCGTCACCCTCAGTTCGGTGTCGATCGCCTCGGCCGAGGTCCATGACGTCCAGGCCCTGGTCGTCGAGGCGGGCCTGGAGCAGTCGCTGCTGGGCATGAGCTATCTGGGCCGCCTCTCGGCCTTCGAGGCCACCCCTGCGGCCCTCACCCTTCGCCCCTGA
- a CDS encoding YdcF family protein — protein sequence MKFLTLIGIVALVWVVGLFAFADRVRGLTPADPPARADAIVALTGPSAERVNAAIRLLDQGKGDRVLISGVNKEVRRQELRALTPGSNRLFNCCVDLGFEAEDTEGNAQEIAAWARSHGYDDLIVVTSDYHMPRSLVEIRSVAPGIRLHPYAVETPSLDNTRWWKAAVTARRMTLEYMKYLAVLGREGMHRITGRHRERETLTPTPAEPETAQSEKAA from the coding sequence ATGAAGTTTCTGACGCTTATCGGCATCGTCGCCCTGGTCTGGGTGGTCGGCCTGTTCGCCTTTGCGGACCGGGTGCGCGGCCTGACGCCGGCGGATCCTCCAGCACGGGCCGACGCCATCGTCGCCTTGACCGGACCCTCGGCCGAACGGGTCAACGCCGCCATCCGCCTGCTGGACCAGGGCAAGGGCGACCGGGTGCTGATCTCGGGCGTCAACAAGGAGGTCCGCCGCCAGGAACTGCGAGCCCTGACGCCGGGCTCGAACCGGCTGTTCAACTGCTGCGTCGACCTGGGGTTCGAGGCCGAGGACACCGAGGGCAATGCCCAGGAGATCGCCGCCTGGGCCCGGTCGCATGGCTATGACGACCTGATCGTGGTGACATCCGACTATCACATGCCGCGTTCGCTGGTGGAGATCCGCAGCGTGGCCCCGGGCATCCGGCTGCATCCCTATGCGGTCGAGACGCCGTCGCTGGACAATACGCGCTGGTGGAAGGCGGCGGTGACGGCGCGGCGGATGACGCTGGAATACATGAAATATCTTGCCGTCCTGGGCCGCGAGGGAATGCACCGGATCACCGGCCGGCACCGCGAGCGCGAGACTCTGACGCCCACGCCCGCCGAGCCGGAGACGGCGCAGTCGGAGAAGGCCGCGTGA
- a CDS encoding DUF2442 domain-containing protein → MAEVTDAEFEAATRRGEESLLKDPHASAVRYDAESGRLIIDLTNGCTFAIPASLIQDVRDLPPEEIAKVQLLGSFGSGLEWEEADIHYSVAGLVSGHFGNRKYMDALWASRAGSVSTPAKAAAARANGAKGGRPRKAA, encoded by the coding sequence ATGGCTGAGGTCACAGACGCCGAGTTCGAGGCGGCAACCCGGCGCGGCGAGGAATCCTTGCTCAAGGACCCCCATGCGTCAGCCGTGCGCTATGACGCGGAGTCCGGGCGGCTGATCATCGACCTGACCAACGGCTGCACCTTCGCCATCCCCGCCAGTCTGATCCAGGACGTGCGCGACCTGCCGCCCGAAGAGATCGCCAAGGTCCAGCTGCTGGGGTCTTTCGGTTCGGGCCTGGAGTGGGAAGAGGCCGACATCCACTATTCGGTCGCAGGTCTGGTCTCCGGCCATTTCGGCAATCGCAAATATATGGACGCCCTGTGGGCCAGTCGCGCCGGCAGCGTCAGCACCCCAGCCAAGGCCGCCGCCGCCCGGGCCAACGGGGCCAAGGGCGGGCGACCGCGCAAGGCGGCGTGA